One Novipirellula galeiformis DNA segment encodes these proteins:
- a CDS encoding transposase zinc-binding domain-containing protein has translation MPTVASCLRQHAPALLQAFGNRVPLPMRIVLDAITRCRTGELGRVLIECEKCQAKHLIGRSCGNRHCPNCQKHKTQSWLAKQSERLLPVHHFLVTFTDQ, from the coding sequence ATGCCCACCGTTGCGAGCTGCCTCCGACAGCACGCACCGGCACTGCTGCAAGCTTTTGGCAACCGAGTGCCGCTTCCCATGCGGATCGTCCTGGATGCCATCACCCGCTGCCGCACTGGCGAGTTGGGCCGTGTCCTGATCGAATGCGAGAAGTGTCAAGCGAAGCACCTCATCGGTCGCTCGTGTGGCAATCGTCACTGCCCCAACTGCCAGAAGCACAAGACGCAGAGTTGGCTCGCCAAGCAGTCGGAACGACTGTTGCCGGTGCATCACTTCCTGGTCACTTTTACGGATCAAA
- a CDS encoding site-specific integrase, with protein MVNYDNLPAASPYFDGKLYQNMNDDLQLAGMSKRTVHGYLRAVRQLADYCEKRPNRITEAELRRYFLYLKNEKQFAYGSIRVAFSGIKFFYSRTCKRNWQTLATMKLQRSKTMPEVLTIEQVHRIIDACRVERIAAFFWTTYSMGLRLEEARNLQVGDIDSQRMMVHIHRGKGAKDRYVPLPTSTLHWLRQHWVTHQHPRFLFPAEGRNHKQSSTADTPIQTSTLQKAMGKIAVELKFTKRVSIHTLRHSYATHLLEAGVSLKVIQQYLGHSSLQTTMIYLHLTDTAEANARETIEQIFRRR; from the coding sequence ATGGTCAACTACGACAACCTCCCTGCCGCTTCTCCCTACTTCGACGGCAAGCTCTATCAGAACATGAACGACGACCTGCAGCTCGCAGGCATGAGCAAACGCACCGTGCACGGCTATCTCCGAGCCGTTCGGCAACTCGCCGACTACTGTGAAAAACGTCCCAACCGAATCACCGAAGCCGAACTGCGGCGATATTTTCTGTACCTCAAGAACGAAAAACAATTCGCTTACGGATCGATCCGAGTAGCATTCTCTGGCATCAAGTTCTTCTACTCGCGAACCTGCAAGCGGAATTGGCAGACGCTCGCCACGATGAAGCTGCAGCGGTCCAAAACGATGCCCGAAGTACTCACCATCGAACAGGTGCACCGCATCATCGACGCCTGCCGAGTCGAGCGGATTGCAGCCTTCTTTTGGACGACCTACTCGATGGGCTTGCGGCTCGAGGAAGCTCGCAACCTGCAAGTCGGTGACATTGATTCCCAGCGGATGATGGTTCACATTCATCGAGGCAAAGGCGCCAAAGATCGCTACGTTCCACTGCCGACTTCCACACTTCACTGGCTCCGGCAACACTGGGTGACTCATCAGCATCCACGGTTCCTCTTCCCCGCCGAGGGGCGTAATCACAAACAATCGTCTACGGCCGACACCCCGATCCAGACTTCGACTTTGCAAAAGGCGATGGGCAAGATCGCGGTGGAGCTGAAGTTTACCAAGCGTGTCAGTATCCACACGCTAAGACATTCTTATGCCACGCATCTGCTCGAAGCAGGCGTCTCCTTAAAGGTCATTCAGCAGTATCTCGGTCATAGCAGCCTGCAGACTACGATGATCTACCTGCATCTGACCGACACCGCCGAGGCTAACGCCAGAGAAACGATCGAACAGATCTTTCGCAGACGTTAA